In Taeniopygia guttata chromosome 23, bTaeGut7.mat, whole genome shotgun sequence, the following are encoded in one genomic region:
- the NCMAP gene encoding noncompact myelin-associated protein codes for MTTATPLTNNTQLSVNVTTKSQEQNLYQSSGAIIAAIVVGVIIIFTVVLLILKTYNRRMRVRRELEPKASKLAVPPPVGHSSHSLAQQPSVTFIPVDIHLQSR; via the exons ATGACGACGGCCACGCCACTGACCAATAACACTCAGCTCTCAGTGAATGTGACCACAAAGTCTCAAGAACAAAATCTCTATCAAA GTTCTGGAGCAATAATTGCTGCCATCGTGGTGGGggtaattattattttcacagTGGTTCTGCTCATCCTGAAAACATACAACAG GCGCATGCGAGTGCGGCGGGAGCTGGAACCCAAAGCCTCCaagctggcagtgccacctcccgtggggcacagcagccacagcctggcccagcagccCTCGGTGACCTTCATCCCTGTGGACATCCACCTGCAGAGCAGGTAA